The nucleotide window TAAATTTATTAATTACATGTAAATTTGTAGCTATAAACCATTTTGTTGGATAAGTTTTATTATCTTTTGGTAATTCAAAATCTAACAATCATCCTGTACCTGATTGGCAAGGCATTGCTAATTTCACAGTATGATCTTTAATCATTTTGTAAATTTCTTTAGCAGTGTCTTGATGACTTATTTTCATGAAATTTATTCTTTTGGTAAAGCCTAAATCTTTATCAAAATCTCAATATCCTGTTGTAAGATTTTTTAATTCTTCTTGGGTAAAGTAGTTATTACCTCTAGAAATGGTTGATTTAGCATTGTAAACTTTGTTTTCATTGGTATTTACCGATGTTCCGCCAGACGACATCTTATCTAAGTGGTAAAAATATCCATCATCAACAAATTTTCCTGAAGACATAGCTCCATAAATTTGATGACCACCAAGACCAACACCAAGAACTAAGAAAAGTTTTACTCCATTAATAATTAAAGGTAAAAAAGCCATCTACTTAATAAATAACCAAATTATTGTAAAAATTAAAGTATATATGAAAAAGCATTATAAACCATTTAAATTATAGATTAATAAATTATAACTCAGTGTTAGCAATTTTTTAATAAATTAATGTTCTCAATTTAAAAAATAATGGCAGCTAGAATTCCATTGTGAGTTATCACTACAACAGTATTTTCATCTATCTCTGTTCCAATAATTAAAAATGTTACTTTTAATACCAATACATCCAATCAAATACATAATTATTTCTTTAGATTGCCTTTATTTAGTAAAGATAATAAAGATAATAAAGCCCTAATTAATGAAGACAAAAAAAGAATAGAGGGATATTACAAAAAGTATTATCCTCATACTGCTTTTGTTAATGAAGTAACTAATTTTAGTTCTAAACAAATAGAAGGGGAAAATAATCCTAATTTTTATATTCAAGTACAAAAAGGAGAATATGACAAAAATAGAGAATTAGAGTGATTAAAAGCAGTTAGATTAAATCAAATAACTATTGATAAATATTATGAGAAAAAAGCTTTAGATTCTTCTTTAAAAGATGATGATACTTTTAAAGAATTAATTAAGGTGGAAAATTTATTCCCTGAGCGTTCTAAGAGCGCACAAAATGCTTTAAATCAAGAAGCTATAGATTTATTTCTGAAAAATGTAAAAATTCCAATTGAAGATATCAAAAGACTAGTTTATTATCCTTCAGAAAGAACAGGAGCTAAAAGATGATTTGTATGACTAGATAAAGATCTTTTAAAGCTTAAATTAAATTTAGGCTTTCATATTTGATTTTTTAATCAACCCTTTTTAAAAGGGAATGTTTCAGTTAAAAATTTCTTTAATTTAAGTAAAGAAGAGAGTGAGAAAATTAAAGAAAAGATTGAATCACTATATAAATTACTAACAGAAGAAGAAAAGAATTTTTTCTCTCTTTATTACAGTCATTTTTGAATAATGAAGAAAAAAGATAATAAAGAACTTAAAGCTCAAGAAATAACTTCTGAAGAGATAAATAAAATGTACCATTTATTGAGCGAAAAAGAGGAAAAAATAGATATTTTTAGAGATCATTTATTGCAAGTGATTGAAGGGGGAGATAAATTAGCTTTTGAATCATTTTTTCCAAATTATATTACTTATGCATCAGGCCCTGATGCTTTACATACACTAGAAGTGGCAAATGAATTTAATAGTAATGTAAAAGTTACTATTACTCCAGATAGAAGAATAAATAAAGCTTGAAAAGTGAATGAAATATTAGATTTATTCAAAAATTACAGTATTAAAAATTTCACTTTAAGAACTACTGATAATCAAAAAGACCAATGACCAATATCAATATTTTCAAAAATTGGTGGAAATAATTTCCCAATTATTAGAGAAGAGTATTTTACTCAAAAGAAAGTAATTTAAGAAGATAGTGGAGGGATTACTCCCTTGCCTATTATTTGTATTCTTTTTGGTTTTTTTTAGTTGAACTAGATATAAAATACCTGGCCTTGTTACTTCCGCTTTTTTATCTATTTCTTCTTTTTCTATATATAACTTATTTATATTAGGGGGTCTTCCTTTAAATAAAGAAACAATTTTTGGTGTAATATCACTCATTTTCTTTTCCCATTTAAAAGTAATTAATTTCTTTAAGTTATTGCAGAAATTTTTGTTTTTAAAAATTTATACCTTTAAAGTAGCTATTTCATTAGCTAAGAAAAAACACAATATTTATCTTTATGAATTAGCTTTATTTCTTCTAATTCCTGGTTCTATTTTTATATTTTTATTACCTAACACTCTTAAAAATTTAGCTTTACTAATAGTATTAGGAGTATTTAGTATTTTTGCTTTATGATGATTATTTTTTAATTTTTATTTACCCAAATTAATCTGCTCTTTAGAGCATAAAAGAAAATTAATTTTTCCAGAAAGACAGTGGAGAAATATAAAATATTCACGAATTCTAGGCAATGAAGAAGAAAATGAATCAATAATAAATGGCCCTGTTAAAAGAATTAGAAGAAATTGGGCACCTTTATTAATGTTTTTAGCATTTCTGGGTTTGTTAATCTCTCTCTCAACCGCAAATTTAAATTATCCCGATTTTTTTAAAAATAATCAATTACTTTCCTTTGATCAAAATAATTTTTCAACATTACAAGATACTTTAAATAATTTGAAAGCAAAACCATTACAAGATATTCCCAAAAATGTGCAACAAAATACCTCAAATAGCTCTTCTTTGTTGTACTATCTTTTTCCAGAAGGGGTTTCTTTAGATAACTTAATTTCACAATTAACTAATGGAAAAAAACAACAAAATGAACAATCATCAACTGCACAAAATTATACCCTACAAACTACTGAAGCTTTCTCCAAAATGCCAGATTTAAAAGCTACAGTTAAGTTGTCTTTCCTGTCAATAGTACCTTTATTTATATATATATGATGTAGATTTAAAGCAATCAATGCTTTAGCTTTTATTATTTCCTCTATATCTTTATTTGGCATTAACTATTTCTTATTATTCTCAACAACATTAAAAATTTCTAATTTAATTCCAGAAATTTTAATTATCAGTTTCATAATATTGTTGATTTCTTGAGCTAATTCTCTTTCTTTTTCAGGAGCACTTTCTGGAGATATTAGTAAAGTAGAAAATAAAAAATTATTTTTAAGAGTTCAAGCCAATAGACTGAAATGAATGATGAGGCAAGGAGGCTTTTATTATCTTCATTTATTATTAGTATCTTGTGGAATTTATTTATTTTTTAGAGAATATGATATAGCATATGCTATATTCCTACTTGTTTTATTTAGTTGCATTACTTTATTATTTTTCTCATCTGTTTCTTGTTTTTGATTGGAGAAGTTTAGTTTAATGGTTGGCAGAAATTATGCAAGATTATATGGTATGTTTAATAGAGTTAGAGAAAGAAATTATGAAAGTCAAGCTGAAGAAGAAAGAGTTATAGGAATTAACTCTAATTAGCTTATTGTTTTAAAAAAGGGCTTTTGGCCCTTTTTTATAACTTCCCTTAAAAGAGAGTTATTCTATTTTTTGGCCAATTATTCAATATATTTCTTTGTAAATCTATTTGCGGAGATAAAAAACATTCAGGATTTTCATAAGTAAAGCAATTTTCATGTGATTTATTAATAATGTTTTCTGGAGGTGTTCTTTTTCAATATCTATTAATCAAATCAATTATTAAATTGGAAATGCTCGTGAAAGTTAAAATTCCCGTAGCTATTCCCATTAGGGAGGAAGCACCCCCTTGGGTCTGTTTCTTTTCTGAAAGAGTTAATTTTCTCATATTTTTTAAACCATTCAGGGAATTCCAAAAGAAATTCCACTTTTGTAATAATAAGGAGAAAATCTAATCATAGGTCTAAAAGCTTCTGATGCATAAGCATAAAAATCTCTTCTGCTATTTGAATTACTATTTATATAGTTATCTTGAGAATTAGATATTCCCGATGGGTTAAAAAATCTTGAAGAGATTTTACCTACTGAATAATTTTTTCTATTAGCAAAAAGAGAATATATTTCTTCTCCTAAAGAAATAATTCCCGGAATAGCTGATAAAGATAATAAAGAAATATTATGCAATTTAGTGTTATAAGTATTTATTTTGGATTTTGCAGAAGAAAAAGGAGAAATTCTTCTCCTTCCGGCTCCCCCTACAATTTGTTTTTTCTCACTTTCTGAAAGTTTTTTCATTTTCTTAATTTTTTCATTCTATTAATATTCGATTTTTTTAAAAAGGAATAAAAAATTTTAATTAATCATTTGTTCAGATTACATTTTTATTGAATATGTACTCTAAATGCTTGAAAAGGTTATATCTAGCTACAATACTTTGATAAGGAGTATCTGAATCTTGGGCTTTAGCTTTTTCATCAACTTTCTTTTGATCTTTCTCTAATTCTTCAATTTTGTCTACATTCAAGATAAAAGGATTTCCATCCTTATAAATAATTATTGTTGGAATACCTTGTTGTTTTTCTCCAAAATAATAATGTAGAAGAGAAAGTATTTTTCTAGCTTTTAAAGCTGATTTATCATATCTAACGTAGTCTCCTTGAACTTTTCCCTGACTTAATAAAGTTTCATGTCATTTAGTTCATGGAAAAGTAGCTAAATCATCATTATTTCTATTGTCTAAATTGGGGATTTTATCACTAAAAAAAATAAATTTAATTTTTTTTAATTTATCTTTAGTTTTTGCCAATGAATAAGTTTCATAAAAAACACCACTCTTATAAATATTTTTATGATTTCCTATTCAATTTCCCGGAGACTCTCTACCGCTATATAAAAAGTCTGTACAGTGCGGGCATGCATCCGAACCAAAATAAAGAACGTAATTTCCATTATTGTATTTCTTAGTCCCTTTAATTAGCTCTGCATCAGAATGTTTAACTGTAGGTAATTCATCGAATTTATTTATTGATTCATCATCAGTATATTGATTTTCTGAACTATTGTTATTTGACGTAATTGAAAACTGATTATCTGTGTTCATGGCGTAATGTTCAGGCTTAGGATTAAATTCTTTGAATGAATATTCAGTATATTTATCTCCAGCAAGTATTGTTGGGATGCTAATGGCTCCAGCCCCTATGGAGCTAAAACTTAAAATCAAAAGAGCTTTAAGTTTTCCTAAACCTAAAATCAAGTTAGTTAGAGGATTTCATTAAATTTAATTAATTTTAAGTTTTTATATATAACCCAATAATTGGCTTTGTTGTTATATAAAAATTAATTAAGTAGGAATTGTCGGAGAATATTGTTGAATGTTTTATTGAAATATCAAAACATTCTAATTTGAAATATGAATTTAATAATCAAAAGTTGAAATTGGATAGAGTTCTTTTTGGCTCAGAAGTTTATCCACATAATTATGGGTTTATTTCTGACACTCTTTCAGAAGATGGTGATCCTTTGGATGTAGTGGTATTATCTAATTTTTCTTCAACTCCTGGAACTTATTTGGATGGAAGAATTTTAGGAACATTAGAAATGATAGATTCTGGAGAACAAGATTGAAAGGTAATTGCAATAATGGATTCAGATCCAAGACTTAAACATATAAATTCTTTGGAAGATGTTCCAAAACATTGAAAAGATGAATTAATTAATTTTTTTGAAAATTACAAAAAGTTGGAAAATAAAAAAGTTTCTTTAGGTTCTTTTTTATCTTTAGAGAAAACTATTTCTTTAATTAAAGAAGCTAAAGAAAGGTGAAAATCTAATCAAAAAAATTTATAATGGCGCATCTAATAGGACTCGAACCTATACTCTTTTGATCCGAAGTCAAATGCTTTGTCCAATTAAGCTATAGATGCATAATTCTTAAGAACTAAAATCTCCAGAAAGATTTTACTTCCAGATACACTTTCCTTCGTTCAGGAAAGTGTTGATCTCTTTTTTGAAAAGATTCATAATGAATTTAATATTTCTCTTCGAACAGCTATTAGAGAATTTACAGAATATCATGTATACTCTTGTAATTATTTAGGTCTTGCCGCGGATCCTAAAAACTTATCTCTTTATTATCAATTTAATTACGATTCTGAGAAAAATTTAGCTACATTAGAAAAAATTTTCTTTGTTTCTCCTGAAGCTAGACATATCCTAACTCATAATTATTTATTAGAAATTGATTCTTATTCAAAATCAAAAGTAAAGAAATGTGCTAATAAATTTAAGCAACAAGTTAATTCAAAATCTAGTTTATTTAAATTTGAAAATAGTTTTAAAGGATTAACTTTTTTCTCAGATTACAACAAATTAGAAAGTTTTAAGGCTAAAAAAATATTATTAGATTATTCTTGATTAAGAGAACAAAATAAACAATTATTACTTCTTAAAAATTTGAATAATAATTATGAAAATGAATTTCTTAAAGAAGTAGTAATTAAATTTGATTTATCATTTTTGACAAAATCCCATTTCTTTGAAAATGATAAATATGCTAGCTTTAAAAGTATTTTGCCTCCAAATTTAATTGTGGAATTGCCTTTAACAATAGAATATGAATTAGAAAAAGTTCCCGAGTCTTTAAGAAAAGAACAAATGATCGGTCTTTCTAATTTAAAAATGAATATTTCTTAGTTAGTTTATGTTAATTAATATTCAATCAGCAGAGGAATTAGAACTACTTCTTTTAGGACATGAAGTTGTTATAGATTTTTATGCTGATTGATGCCCCCCTTGTAGGCAATTAATGCCTATTCTTGAAAAAATATCTGATAGTCAGCCTTTTATGCATTCCATAAAATTTGCTAAAGTGAATATTTCTGGTCTTCCTGAGCTAGCTAAGAAATATGAAATTTCTTCCATTCCCACTTTAGTATTTATTTCTCAAAAGCATAGCAAAACAGAAAGACATTCAGGTTTATTATCAGAAGAAAATTTAATTGATGCATTAGAGAAGTTTTTCTTCTAAATTAAAGAATGTCTAAAGATAGCCTCCCCAGCGGAGGTACTATTCTCCTGTGAGCTTTTTCAGCATTAACAATATTCACTGTTTTATTAGGATGTAAAAAATTATTTTTTAGATTATGATGTCAAAAAAATTATTTGATATTCCCAAGTTTAAATATCAATACTATTTCAAGTATTGCAATGATTATTGCTGCAAATACAGCAATAATATTTGCAATTATTTTTCTTACTCATAATCTTTTAGGAGTTGTCTTTCAAATTTATCCGGGAAGTAGATTATTAATTGAAACTATATTAATAAAGATAGGTGGTAGTCTTTATGGTCCAGTAATAGGTATGTTAATAGGTCTTTTAACAGACCTATTAACAGTAATTCTTACTTCATCAGTTTTTAATTATGGATATTTATTGGCAGCTATTTTTAATGGCTTTTTAGGAGGTTTTATTTTTATGCTTAGAGATACTAAAAAATCTAGAACAAAAGTTAAATATTGACAAAATTCAATATTTATTATTTGCTTATTAATTGGAACAGGAATTGTTTTTTCTTTCTTCTTTGAAACTGTTAAAGCCAAAAATATAGCAAGCGGAGGAATTGCACTAAATATTTTTGGAAAAGATATTAAATCTCCAGCTTGAGTTTTTGAAGCCTTTCTCTCCACTATTGCTGGCTTAATAATATTTGGCTTAATAGGTAGTTTAGTGCTTTCTGATGAAAGAGTTTCAGTGAAATACTGCGAAAAAGCTAAAAAATGAAATATTATTTGTAGATTAATAGCATTGAATTTCATTTCTTATATTTTGGTAGATCTTATTACCCTTCCATTATTTGATATAAAAATATCTACATTACCTTATGAACAGTTTTTTGTAATGAGAAATATAGCTTTAATGCCAGCTGTCACTTTCTCTACTTTTATAGTTTGAAAAATTTTCAAACTAAATGAAAAATTGCATTTTACTTCTTTTAAAGAAAAAACAGTTCTTCCGAGTAATTCTTCAAGCTCTTCTTTCCCTAATATTCAATGTCATCCTAATTTAAGTTACTAATTTAATTTTTTAAGTTGTCAGAGATAGAAAAATATTTAATTGAAAAAGGATTTTTATATCCTAGTAATTCTATATATGGTAAATTAGAAAATTCTTGAGATTATGGTCATTTAGGAGTTCTTCTAAAAAATAATCTAAAACAAGCATGAATAGATTATTTTGTTACTAAAAGTTCAAATGTTCTACTCTATGAAGGAAATATATTAACTTCTAGAGAAATTTGGGAGGCTTCTGGGCATCTCAAAAATTTTGAAAAAGAATTGATTGAATGCAAAAATTGTAATAAAAGATATGAAGTAGAACAGCAATTATTAAATAAATGTAAATATTGCGGTTCAAGCGAATTTTCTGAAGCAAAAAAATTTCAATTAATTTTTAAAACCGATAAATATTATTTAAGACCTGAAACTGCTCAAACTATTTTCGCTAATATTAAATTAATTTCTCTGAATTCCAAGCTCAATCTACCTTTTAGTGTAGCACAAATAGGCAAATCTTTTAGAAATGAGGTGACCCCTGAAAAAACTATTTTTAGAACTAAAGAATTTGAGCAGTTAGAATTTGAAGAATTTACCTTTCCAGAAAAAGCAGAAGAAACTTTAAAACAACAAGTAGAGCAAATTAAAAAATTTTTAGTAGAGAAATTGGAATTTCCTACTTCTTCTTTTTCTTTTGAAAGTGTTCCTAAGGGAGAATTACCACACTATTCACTTCAAAATTATGACTTACACTACAATTTTGAATTCGGCAGAGAAGAATTATGGGGAATAGCAAATAGAGGTAATTATGACTTAAGCTCTCATCAAGAATATTCTGGAGAAAAACTTCACTTTCAAATAGAAGATAATTCTAAAGTAATTTTGCCACATGTAATTGAACATTCTTTAGGACTAAATCGTTTAATGCTTGCATTAATAAATGAGAAGTTATTGAATATTGGAAATAAAAAATGAAAAACTCTTTCATTACCTATTTTTTTATCTCCCTACAAATTTGCTGTTTTACCTTTAACTAAAGAGCAATTAAAAGATGCTAATAAATTATTTAGTTATCTTCAAAAATTTTCTTTCTCAGTTATTCTTTCGCACAAAGGTTCGATTGGAAAAAGATATAGAGAGCAAGATGAAATAGGTACTCCTTATTGTTTAACAGTAGATTTTGAGAGTGGCAATTGAGAAGCTCTTTCTTTTTCTTTAACTTTAAGAAAGAGAGATAGTGGAGAACAAATTAGAATTACAAAAGAAAAATTACGAGATTATATTCTTCTCGCTCTAAATGTCTCTAAAGAGCTTTGATAAATCCAAATATAAAGTAAAAGAAATTCTTCAAAATTATCTATCCCTCGAAAAGAGGGGTAGAAATTTTTGAGCAGTTTGTCCTTTTCATGATGATACAAGCCCTTCTTTATCCATCTCAGAAGAGAAAAATATATTTAAATGTTTTTCTTGTGGAGTGGCAGGAGATGGCATTTCTTTTATTATGAAAAAAGAAAATATTTCTTTAAAAGAAGCTTTATATAAGGCTCACATTCTTTTAAAACTACCTCTTGAAGAATTAAATAATATACATTTTGATTCACAAGAACTTTTATTTAAAAGACAACTTTTAAAATTCAATGAATTTTTATTAGATTTTTTTGAGAGCTCCCTTCATTCTAAGGATGGGAAAGAAGCTCTAGAATATTTAAAAGAAAAAAGAAAATTAAGCGCTTCTATAATAAAAGAAGCTAAATTAGGTTTTGCTCCCACTGGAGCAAAACTTTTAGCTTCTCTAGAACAAATTAAAAAAATTTCTCATGATTATCAATTTATAAATGAAGGTTTTTTATTAAAAACAGGAATATTTATGAAAAATACTAATAATTCTTTAAATAGTATCTTTCCTATTTTTCAAAATAGAATTATCTTTCCTATTTTTTCTAAAACTTCAGAAATAATAGGTTTTAGTTCTAGAAAATTAGAAGACTTAAGAGATAATAGTCCTAAATATATTCATTCACAAGAAACTGCTTTATTTAAAAAGACTAATTTACTTTATAACCTACAAGATTTAACAAGAGTTAATAAAGAAGACTTTATTTATCTGTTTGAGGGTTTTTTTGATTTATTGGTAATGAAATTATTAAAGCCCAATAATATTTGTTTGGCTTTATTAGGTAGTGAAATATCTAATAATGGCTTAAAGCTTCTATCTTCTCTATCTAATAAAAAAATAGTACTAGTTTTAGATAATGATAGAGCTGGCAAAAATGCTACTCTCAAATTATTTCAAAAATTATTAAAAAATGAATTAAATCCTTATATTCTTCCTATTGAATATGGAAATTGCAAGGATTTGGCTGAAATGTATGCTACTGATAGCTCAATTGCCTTACCTGAACCCATTCTTTATATTGATTGAATTAAAAAAAATTGAAGAAATCTTTGAGAAAAAAAGGAAAATATTACAGATATTATTTCAATTAATCAAATAGTAGATTTTTTGTTATCTGGTTTATTTCAAAAAAATTCTAAAAGATCTAGAATATTTTTATTTCCGGAGCTTAATTATGAATTTGCAATTTCTCAACTTTCAAAAATATTTGATCTCTATCAATTAATTGAAAAAACTTCAGAAGAAGAGCAAGCAATAGAAAAACAAAAAAAGAAATATATAGAAGCTATTAATCTTAGTTCTATTCTTTCTAGAGAAGATAGAGGATGAATTAATAACTATTCAGGAGATGAAGATGTAGCTTCTAATGATTTAGTTCATCAATATTCTTCAATCTTAGAAATTATTGAAGAGTGTAAAAAAGATTATCAAAAATTATCTATTCTTGCAAAAGAATTTTCAAATTGAGAGAGCCCTTTATTATTTCAATATTTTGAAAACTATCAATTAAATTTCACTGACAATGAAAATTCTTTTTTAATAAAAATTAGAAGCTCTATTGAAGACTTAAAAGATCATTTATCTTTTGCTCTAGAAGAAGAACAAATTAAAACACTTGAATTAAATGGAATAATAGATTTTTTAGAGCTTTATTATTGCTTAGTAATTTCAGTAATAAGAAGGGTGAAAAATTATATAGTTTCTTCTTCAACTATGGGCTTTCCAGATAAATATGATCTAGTAAATCAAATGGAAAGTGAAGAATTGGAATTAAAAAAAGATATTGTGAA belongs to Mycoplasma parvum str. Indiana and includes:
- a CDS encoding DUF6856 family protein produces the protein MILGLGKLKALLILSFSSIGAGAISIPTILAGDKYTEYSFKEFNPKPEHYAMNTDNQFSITSNNNSSENQYTDDESINKFDELPTVKHSDAELIKGTKKYNNGNYVLYFGSDACPHCTDFLYSGRESPGNWIGNHKNIYKSGVFYETYSLAKTKDKLKKIKFIFFSDKIPNLDNRNNDDLATFPWTKWHETLLSQGKVQGDYVRYDKSALKARKILSLLHYYFGEKQQGIPTIIIYKDGNPFILNVDKIEELEKDQKKVDEKAKAQDSDTPYQSIVARYNLFKHLEYIFNKNVIWTND
- a CDS encoding inorganic diphosphatase, which translates into the protein MSENIVECFIEISKHSNLKYEFNNQKLKLDRVLFGSEVYPHNYGFISDTLSEDGDPLDVVVLSNFSSTPGTYLDGRILGTLEMIDSGEQDWKVIAIMDSDPRLKHINSLEDVPKHWKDELINFFENYKKLENKKVSLGSFLSLEKTISLIKEAKERWKSNQKNL
- a CDS encoding thioredoxin family protein, which codes for MLINIQSAEELELLLLGHEVVIDFYADWCPPCRQLMPILEKISDSQPFMHSIKFAKVNISGLPELAKKYEISSIPTLVFISQKHSKTERHSGLLSEENLIDALEKFFF
- a CDS encoding glycine--tRNA ligase — its product is MSEIEKYLIEKGFLYPSNSIYGKLENSWDYGHLGVLLKNNLKQAWIDYFVTKSSNVLLYEGNILTSREIWEASGHLKNFEKELIECKNCNKRYEVEQQLLNKCKYCGSSEFSEAKKFQLIFKTDKYYLRPETAQTIFANIKLISLNSKLNLPFSVAQIGKSFRNEVTPEKTIFRTKEFEQLEFEEFTFPEKAEETLKQQVEQIKKFLVEKLEFPTSSFSFESVPKGELPHYSLQNYDLHYNFEFGREELWGIANRGNYDLSSHQEYSGEKLHFQIEDNSKVILPHVIEHSLGLNRLMLALINEKLLNIGNKKWKTLSLPIFLSPYKFAVLPLTKEQLKDANKLFSYLQKFSFSVILSHKGSIGKRYREQDEIGTPYCLTVDFESGNWEALSFSLTLRKRDSGEQIRITKEKLRDYILLALNVSKELW
- the dnaG gene encoding DNA primase; translation: MSLKSFDKSKYKVKEILQNYLSLEKRGRNFWAVCPFHDDTSPSLSISEEKNIFKCFSCGVAGDGISFIMKKENISLKEALYKAHILLKLPLEELNNIHFDSQELLFKRQLLKFNEFLLDFFESSLHSKDGKEALEYLKEKRKLSASIIKEAKLGFAPTGAKLLASLEQIKKISHDYQFINEGFLLKTGIFMKNTNNSLNSIFPIFQNRIIFPIFSKTSEIIGFSSRKLEDLRDNSPKYIHSQETALFKKTNLLYNLQDLTRVNKEDFIYLFEGFFDLLVMKLLKPNNICLALLGSEISNNGLKLLSSLSNKKIVLVLDNDRAGKNATLKLFQKLLKNELNPYILPIEYGNCKDLAEMYATDSSIALPEPILYIDWIKKNWRNLWEKKENITDIISINQIVDFLLSGLFQKNSKRSRIFLFPELNYEFAISQLSKIFDLYQLIEKTSEEEQAIEKQKKKYIEAINLSSILSREDRGWINNYSGDEDVASNDLVHQYSSILEIIEECKKDYQKLSILAKEFSNWESPLLFQYFENYQLNFTDNENSFLIKIRSSIEDLKDHLSFALEEEQIKTLELNGIIDFLELYYCLVISVIRRVKNYIVSSSTMGFPDKYDLVNQMESEELELKKDIVKIFKKLLELEEKFKEE